In Bacillus sp. E(2018), a single window of DNA contains:
- the moaC gene encoding cyclic pyranopterin monophosphate synthase MoaC, whose translation MTEFTHFNEEGRARMVDISAKETSHRTAVAVSGVTVSEEVFLKIKENGFKKGDVLAVAQIAGIMAAKKTSDWIPMCHPLSLTGVDLSFSWDELADKMFKLNIQVEVKTKGSTGVEMEALTAASAAALTVYDMCKAADKGMVIGPTYLQSKTGGKNGDFLRSSSPDKI comes from the coding sequence ATGACAGAGTTTACCCATTTTAACGAAGAAGGCCGTGCGCGCATGGTTGATATTTCGGCAAAAGAAACATCTCACCGAACAGCCGTAGCGGTAAGCGGGGTAACGGTTTCAGAAGAAGTCTTCCTTAAGATCAAAGAAAACGGATTTAAAAAAGGGGACGTTCTAGCCGTCGCACAAATCGCTGGAATCATGGCTGCGAAAAAAACCTCTGACTGGATCCCGATGTGTCACCCGTTATCACTGACTGGCGTTGATCTGTCTTTTTCATGGGATGAATTAGCGGACAAAATGTTTAAATTAAACATCCAAGTCGAAGTGAAAACGAAAGGCAGTACCGGCGTTGAGATGGAGGCGTTAACAGCGGCTTCTGCAGCAGCGTTAACCGTCTACGATATGTGTAAAGCAGCGGATAAGGGAATGGTGATCGGGCCTACATACCTCCAATCGAAAACAGGAGGCAAGAATGGGGACTTTCTACGTTCTTCAAGCCCTGACAAAATATGA
- a CDS encoding redox-sensing transcriptional repressor Rex, with amino-acid sequence MNQDQLKIPHATAKRLPLYYRFLKNLSSSGKQRVSSAELSEAVKVDSATIRRDFSYFGALGKKGYGYNVNYLLSFFAKTLNQDETTTVALIGVGNLGTAFLHYNFTKNNNTKIEVAFDVDRAKIGSEIAGVPIYHTEDIEQELKNRGIDVAILTVPVGAAQPIADQLERAGVTGILNFTPARLTVSPEIRVHHIDLAVELQSLVYFMKNYS; translated from the coding sequence ATGAACCAAGACCAGTTAAAAATACCACACGCAACAGCAAAACGGCTGCCCTTGTATTATCGTTTTTTGAAAAACTTATCATCTTCCGGTAAACAAAGGGTGTCTTCTGCTGAATTAAGCGAAGCCGTTAAAGTAGATTCTGCAACGATCCGCAGAGATTTTTCCTACTTTGGCGCATTAGGCAAAAAAGGTTATGGCTACAATGTTAATTATCTGCTGTCGTTCTTCGCGAAAACGTTGAACCAGGATGAAACAACAACCGTGGCGTTAATCGGAGTAGGTAACTTAGGCACGGCCTTTTTACATTACAACTTCACCAAAAATAATAATACCAAAATAGAAGTCGCATTTGATGTAGACCGAGCTAAAATCGGCAGCGAAATTGCCGGAGTTCCAATCTACCATACAGAAGACATCGAGCAAGAGTTGAAGAACCGGGGTATCGATGTTGCGATCCTCACCGTTCCAGTAGGAGCCGCTCAACCGATTGCAGATCAGTTAGAGCGCGCAGGTGTAACAGGCATCTTAAACTTCACACCCGCACGATTGACCGTCTCACCAGAGATTCGTGTTCATCACATCGATCTAGCTGTTGAATTGCAATCGCTTGTTTATTTTATGAAAAACTATTCTTAA